A single genomic interval of Aminivibrio sp. harbors:
- a CDS encoding NAD-dependent deacylase: MNDKIELLAKALQESPSTVVFTGAGMSTESGLPDFRSSGGLWKQYRPEELASTDALNRNFEQFAAFYRQRIETLGDVQPNKGHRILAEWERLGLVSAVVTQNVDGLHQAAGSKTVWELHGTLTRVRCQSCGGEFPAKRFSEETFCGHCGGKLRPAVVLFGEMLPEKALSAAMDLALSCSLFLVLGSSLAVSPANLLPERAKRHGAGLFIVNNTPTHLDFLADGVIRGSIGDVLGKVNEMIRKD, from the coding sequence ATGAACGACAAAATCGAGTTGCTTGCGAAAGCCCTTCAGGAATCCCCTTCCACGGTGGTTTTCACGGGAGCGGGAATGAGCACCGAGTCTGGGCTGCCCGACTTCCGCTCGTCGGGAGGTCTGTGGAAGCAGTACCGGCCTGAGGAACTCGCCTCCACGGACGCCCTGAACAGGAACTTCGAGCAGTTCGCCGCCTTTTACCGGCAGCGCATCGAGACCCTCGGTGACGTCCAGCCGAACAAAGGGCACCGCATCCTGGCCGAATGGGAGCGCCTGGGGCTGGTCTCGGCCGTGGTCACCCAGAACGTGGACGGACTCCACCAGGCGGCGGGGTCGAAAACGGTCTGGGAACTCCACGGCACCCTCACGAGAGTCCGCTGCCAGTCCTGCGGCGGCGAATTCCCGGCGAAACGGTTTTCCGAGGAGACCTTTTGCGGGCACTGCGGCGGGAAGCTCCGTCCGGCGGTGGTCCTTTTCGGCGAGATGCTCCCGGAAAAAGCCCTCTCGGCAGCCATGGACCTCGCCCTGTCATGCTCCCTCTTCCTCGTCCTCGGGTCATCCCTCGCCGTCTCCCCCGCCAACCTGCTTCCAGAAAGGGCAAAAAGGCACGGGGCAGGACTCTTCATCGTCAACAACACCCCCACCCACCTCGATTTTCTCGCCGACGGCGTCATCCGGGGTTCCATCGGTGACGTCCTGGGAAAAGTGAACGAAATGATTCGGAAAGACTAG